A window of the Dyadobacter pollutisoli genome harbors these coding sequences:
- a CDS encoding C40 family peptidase, which produces MPFLIRSVILFALLIVGTAFHHVSQAQAVKAAQAETDTLSAMQSLVSFATKHLHIPYRSGGSSKRGFDCSGFVRYCFNQWNISLPHSSAAQAQHGETVELDDAKPGDLIFFKGNSTKSSRIGHVGIITEVTPGYVRFIHSAWKGGIRYDLLNASYYHKRFVAIKRMID; this is translated from the coding sequence ATGCCTTTTTTGATTCGTTCTGTTATTTTATTTGCCCTCCTGATCGTTGGAACCGCTTTTCACCATGTATCCCAGGCGCAAGCCGTAAAGGCTGCTCAGGCAGAAACGGACACCCTCAGTGCCATGCAATCGCTCGTTTCATTTGCCACCAAGCATTTACATATCCCTTACCGTTCGGGAGGATCCTCCAAAAGAGGCTTTGACTGTTCCGGTTTTGTACGCTATTGTTTCAACCAGTGGAACATTTCACTTCCGCATTCCAGCGCAGCGCAGGCCCAGCATGGCGAAACCGTGGAACTGGACGATGCCAAACCCGGCGACCTGATTTTTTTCAAAGGAAATAGTACAAAAAGCAGCCGCATCGGCCATGTTGGAATTATCACAGAAGTGACGCCAGGCTATGTACGGTTCATTCATTCTGCATGGAAAGGTGGCATTCGCTACGATCTGCTCAATGCGTCCTATTACCACAAAAGGTTCGTGGCGATCAAGCGGATGATCGACTGA
- a CDS encoding winged helix-turn-helix domain-containing protein, with product MEKEIRIHFRHWVYIDEMKFFGPGRVELLELIQETGSIMKAAKAMGMSYKKAWAMVDHMNTYGRQPYVITHKGGQQGGGTELTETGKSVIEAYKKLTARLQEIVAAEKELLDLI from the coding sequence ATGGAAAAAGAGATCAGAATACATTTTCGTCACTGGGTATATATTGATGAAATGAAGTTTTTCGGACCGGGCCGCGTTGAACTTCTTGAACTTATACAGGAAACCGGTTCTATTATGAAAGCGGCCAAAGCCATGGGGATGTCTTACAAAAAGGCCTGGGCCATGGTCGACCATATGAATACCTATGGCCGGCAACCTTACGTCATTACCCACAAAGGCGGACAGCAGGGTGGCGGGACTGAGCTGACCGAAACTGGCAAAAGTGTGATCGAGGCCTACAAAAAACTAACCGCAAGATTACAGGAGATCGTGGCAGCTGAAAAAGAGCTCCTGGACCTGATCTGA
- the argH gene encoding argininosuccinate lyase, which produces MKLWQKENTVTSEKIEKFTVGRDREMDLHLAEYDVLGNLAHATMLETIGLLTPEDLDALKTELKVIHSQISNGDFVIEDGVEDVHSQVELLLTRKLGDTGKKIHSGRSRNDQVLVDMKLYTRARLFEVVEATEKLFEVLASRSEEHKNDLLPGYTHLQIAMPSSFGLWFGAYAEALIDDIIQLNAAYRLANRNPLGSGAGYGSSFPLNRQLTTDLLGFEGMHHNVVYAQMSRGRTEQAALTAISSLAATVSRLAMDVCLYNSQNFSFIVLPDDLTTGSSIMPHKKNPDVAELLRAKTNRMKALPMEVTMVLSNLPSGYHRDMQLLKEILMPAFDEILDCLDIAAFMLENMQVKQNLLDDVKYDLLFSVERVNELVINGVPFRDAYRQVGAAIGDGTYTAPRDLKHTHEGSIGNLQTAEIRERMQQELAAFGYDKVTAALENLLKY; this is translated from the coding sequence TTGAAACTCTGGCAAAAAGAAAATACGGTTACTTCTGAAAAAATAGAAAAATTCACGGTGGGGCGTGACCGGGAAATGGACCTGCACCTCGCTGAATATGACGTATTGGGAAATCTGGCCCATGCGACTATGCTGGAAACCATCGGCCTGCTCACCCCGGAAGACCTGGACGCTTTGAAAACCGAGCTGAAAGTGATCCATTCTCAAATATCGAACGGCGATTTTGTCATTGAAGACGGTGTCGAAGATGTACACTCGCAAGTAGAACTGCTGCTGACCCGCAAATTGGGCGATACCGGCAAGAAAATCCATAGTGGGCGTTCGCGTAATGATCAGGTGCTGGTGGATATGAAACTGTACACCCGCGCCCGTCTTTTTGAAGTGGTAGAAGCTACCGAAAAGCTTTTTGAAGTACTTGCAAGCCGCTCCGAAGAACATAAAAACGACCTTTTGCCAGGCTATACCCATTTGCAGATTGCGATGCCTTCGTCGTTTGGTCTCTGGTTTGGAGCTTATGCCGAAGCGTTGATCGATGACATCATCCAGCTCAATGCAGCATACCGCCTTGCTAATCGCAATCCGTTGGGCTCGGGCGCAGGCTACGGATCCTCATTTCCTCTGAACCGTCAATTGACAACCGATTTACTAGGTTTTGAAGGCATGCATCACAATGTGGTGTACGCGCAAATGAGCCGCGGACGTACAGAGCAAGCTGCACTGACCGCGATATCTTCATTAGCAGCAACCGTTTCGCGGTTGGCGATGGACGTGTGCTTATATAACAGCCAGAATTTCAGCTTCATTGTTCTGCCTGATGACCTGACGACGGGCAGCAGCATTATGCCGCATAAAAAGAACCCGGATGTGGCCGAGTTGCTTCGAGCAAAAACCAACCGCATGAAGGCATTGCCGATGGAAGTAACGATGGTACTGAGCAACCTGCCGTCGGGATACCACCGGGATATGCAGCTCCTGAAAGAAATCCTCATGCCTGCATTCGACGAAATACTGGATTGCCTTGACATTGCTGCTTTCATGCTCGAAAACATGCAGGTAAAACAGAACCTGCTGGACGATGTCAAATATGATCTGCTTTTCAGCGTTGAACGTGTGAATGAGCTGGTGATCAATGGTGTGCCCTTCCGTGATGCTTACCGCCAGGTAGGCGCGGCAATTGGCGATGGAACGTACACCGCGCCCCGTGACCTGAAACATACGCATGAGGGAAGCATTGGCAACCTTCAAACGGCTGAAATCCGTGAACGAATGCAGCAGGAACTCGCAGCTTTCGGATATGACAAGGTTACCGCCGCTCTGGAAAATCTTTTAAAATATTAG
- a CDS encoding AIR synthase-related protein produces the protein MKTTDRYLQRGVSASKEDVHKAIEKIDKGLYPKAFCKIVPDTLAGDPDYCTIMHADGAGTKTSLAYLYWKETGDISVWKGIAQDAIVMNTDDLLCVGATGPMLYSSTIDRNKNRIPGEVIAEVINGAEEVLDMLRSYGVEIYSTGGETADVGDLVRTVTVNSTVIARMKRSEVVDNANIKAGDVIVGLASYGQANYEQSYNGGMGSNGLTSARHDILGKYLTKYSESFDPEVNEDLIYSGSKKLTDPVAGTPLNVGQLILSPTRTYAPVAKALLDELRPEIHGMVHCSGGAQTKILHFVDNLHIIKDNLLPVPPLFAMIQEESGTSWQEMYKVFNMGHRLEIYLAPEHAERVIKISKSFGIDAQIVGRVEESPVKKLTIRSEFGTFFYE, from the coding sequence ATGAAAACTACCGACCGTTATCTCCAGCGCGGCGTATCGGCATCCAAGGAAGATGTACATAAAGCAATTGAAAAGATCGACAAGGGGCTTTATCCCAAAGCTTTTTGCAAAATTGTCCCTGATACATTAGCCGGTGACCCTGATTATTGCACCATTATGCATGCTGACGGGGCCGGTACCAAAACTTCCCTGGCTTATTTATACTGGAAAGAAACAGGTGATATATCCGTCTGGAAAGGCATTGCGCAAGATGCGATTGTGATGAATACCGACGATCTTTTGTGTGTAGGCGCCACCGGACCTATGCTCTACTCTTCGACCATTGACCGTAATAAGAACCGTATCCCCGGTGAAGTCATTGCCGAGGTGATCAATGGCGCGGAAGAGGTGCTGGACATGCTGCGCAGCTACGGCGTGGAGATTTACAGTACCGGCGGTGAAACAGCTGACGTGGGTGACCTGGTAAGGACTGTAACTGTAAATAGCACGGTCATTGCCCGCATGAAACGGTCGGAAGTGGTGGATAATGCTAATATTAAAGCAGGCGATGTGATAGTAGGACTGGCCTCTTACGGGCAGGCCAACTATGAGCAAAGCTATAATGGTGGAATGGGAAGCAATGGTCTTACCTCTGCCAGACATGATATTTTAGGAAAGTACCTGACCAAATATTCGGAAAGTTTTGACCCGGAAGTAAATGAGGACCTCATTTACAGCGGAAGCAAAAAACTAACGGATCCCGTAGCAGGTACCCCCCTCAATGTAGGCCAACTTATTCTCTCGCCCACACGTACCTATGCTCCTGTGGCGAAGGCGCTGCTCGATGAGCTGAGACCGGAGATTCATGGCATGGTACACTGCAGTGGCGGTGCGCAGACAAAAATTCTACATTTTGTTGATAACCTTCACATTATCAAAGACAATCTGTTGCCGGTCCCGCCATTGTTCGCAATGATCCAGGAAGAAAGTGGTACCAGTTGGCAGGAAATGTACAAGGTGTTTAACATGGGCCACAGGCTTGAAATATACCTCGCTCCTGAACATGCCGAAAGGGTGATCAAAATTTCAAAATCATTTGGAATCGATGCTCAGATTGTTGGCAGGGTAGAGGAGTCACCTGTGAAGAAACTGACGATAAGGAGCGAATTTGGTACGTTCTTCTACGAATAG
- a CDS encoding PQQ-dependent sugar dehydrogenase, producing the protein MKRIDHRHVLTFCLIILFLTISERIFSQEPNVTIKQPAVITGLTSPMQLVHAGDGSNRIFIAERAGIIKYFEPGALGTPITFLNMNSIAPTVSQTGEGGLLSIAFHPDFETNGYFYTYYTDIPGDLVVARYTATGNSADASTRLEIIKIPHPTNSNHNGGVLRFGYDDGLLYLSTGDGGGSNDASGNAQNTGSLLGKMLRINVDVASTGKNYSIPADNPYTSEVYAIGLRNPFRWSFDRLSHDMWIGDVGQSAREEINHITTAAALGANFGWRCYEGDIATPGIADRTGCDAPGVTYTPPVYTYVTGSVNGKSVVGGVVYRGTNWPLMYGYYIGTDVYSGDIHKILADNSFKTFQTSALINTVNIGEDEAGEIYAVAGSSVYSIVAEDALPVTLVNFSGLPGNEGVNLTWETSSEENFKAFDVEFSLNVSSFEKVGTIQGENAAKGFRYSFSHLVNDRGNLYYRLKMIDTDDSFEYSRIITVKTGDEDMSGNFVRPSLISNSTLTMVLDQPFESVELINTSGVVFLKEGISGRSGPVSLPIQPAASGIYIVRMSNREKVVQQKVVVIN; encoded by the coding sequence ATGAAAAGAATTGACCATCGTCATGTATTAACATTCTGTTTGATAATACTTTTCCTCACCATTTCAGAACGGATATTTTCACAGGAACCAAATGTTACCATAAAACAGCCTGCTGTCATCACAGGCTTGACATCGCCTATGCAACTTGTGCACGCAGGTGATGGTTCCAACCGGATCTTCATTGCGGAAAGGGCGGGAATCATTAAATACTTCGAACCCGGTGCATTGGGTACGCCCATTACTTTTTTGAATATGAACAGCATCGCCCCTACGGTGTCGCAGACAGGAGAGGGTGGTTTGCTGAGCATAGCTTTTCATCCGGATTTTGAGACCAATGGCTATTTTTATACTTACTATACCGATATCCCGGGTGATCTCGTAGTGGCGAGGTATACCGCCACAGGTAATTCCGCCGATGCCAGTACCCGACTCGAAATCATTAAAATCCCGCATCCCACTAATAGTAATCACAATGGCGGCGTCCTGCGTTTTGGGTATGACGATGGGTTGCTGTATCTGTCTACCGGCGACGGCGGCGGTAGTAATGATGCCAGCGGAAATGCACAAAACACGGGTAGCCTGCTGGGCAAAATGCTGAGAATCAATGTGGACGTTGCCAGTACAGGAAAAAATTACTCAATACCTGCCGATAATCCTTACACTAGCGAAGTATATGCCATTGGGTTGCGAAACCCGTTCCGGTGGAGCTTCGACAGACTTAGTCATGATATGTGGATAGGCGATGTGGGGCAGAGTGCACGCGAGGAGATAAACCACATTACCACTGCGGCTGCACTGGGGGCCAATTTTGGTTGGCGGTGTTATGAAGGGGATATTGCGACGCCGGGTATAGCAGATCGGACTGGATGCGATGCACCGGGTGTTACCTACACTCCCCCGGTTTACACTTATGTGACCGGTTCCGTCAATGGGAAATCAGTGGTGGGAGGCGTGGTTTACCGCGGTACCAACTGGCCGTTGATGTATGGTTACTACATCGGAACGGATGTATATTCAGGAGATATTCACAAGATTTTGGCAGACAACTCTTTCAAAACTTTTCAAACCTCGGCACTTATCAATACTGTCAACATTGGGGAAGACGAAGCTGGTGAGATCTATGCGGTAGCGGGCAGTTCTGTTTACAGCATTGTAGCTGAGGATGCATTGCCTGTTACATTGGTCAATTTTTCAGGACTGCCAGGTAATGAGGGGGTTAATTTGACCTGGGAAACTTCTTCCGAAGAAAATTTCAAAGCATTTGATGTAGAATTCAGCCTTAATGTCAGCAGTTTTGAGAAAGTAGGCACCATTCAGGGCGAGAATGCGGCCAAAGGTTTCAGGTACAGCTTTTCACATTTGGTAAATGATCGGGGAAATCTCTACTATCGTCTGAAAATGATCGATACCGACGACAGCTTTGAATATTCGAGGATCATTACTGTAAAAACCGGCGATGAAGATATGAGCGGAAACTTCGTCAGGCCGTCACTGATCAGTAACAGTACATTGACCATGGTTTTGGACCAGCCTTTCGAGTCCGTGGAATTAATAAACACAAGCGGTGTGGTGTTCCTGAAAGAAGGAATTTCGGGAAGGAGCGGGCCGGTTAGCCTTCCTATCCAACCGGCAGCATCGGGAATTTACATTGTGCGGATGAGCAACCGCGAAAAAGTCGTCCAGCAGAAAGTGGTTGTTATCAATTAG
- a CDS encoding redoxin family protein has product MKALGVIRGILLGLIILSGNTFATQAASEKLKVIFFLDPECPISNAYMKEIKSIYADYSVKGVTFEAVFPTSTVTDQEIKAFLKKYNATFPGYTDANLQKAKRYQATVMPEVVLVNSAGIVVYRGAIDDWYYGLGKSRPKATEFYLRNAIDATLDGNQVMKSRTEAYGCLINL; this is encoded by the coding sequence ATGAAAGCATTGGGGGTTATCAGAGGAATTTTATTAGGATTAATAATCCTTTCGGGAAATACATTTGCGACCCAGGCGGCTTCCGAGAAGTTGAAGGTGATTTTTTTCCTTGACCCTGAATGTCCGATTTCCAATGCTTACATGAAGGAGATCAAAAGCATATATGCCGACTACTCGGTGAAAGGAGTAACATTCGAAGCAGTTTTCCCAACGTCGACGGTAACGGATCAGGAGATCAAGGCATTTTTGAAAAAATACAATGCTACTTTCCCGGGTTACACGGATGCGAACCTTCAAAAAGCAAAACGATACCAGGCGACTGTGATGCCAGAGGTGGTTCTGGTCAATTCGGCTGGTATCGTCGTTTACAGAGGCGCTATTGACGACTGGTACTATGGCCTAGGCAAAAGCCGCCCGAAAGCAACTGAATTCTACCTGCGCAATGCTATCGACGCAACCCTGGACGGCAACCAGGTCATGAAAAGCCGGACGGAAGCTTATGGGTGTTTGATTAATTTGTGA
- a CDS encoding SusC/RagA family TonB-linked outer membrane protein, which yields MRQKFTTLTRLVTLLLLLTGSTWSMAQDRKTVNGTVLDKEQNPLPGVSYLIKGSNTGGATDANGKFSVNVPSSTSVLVFSSIGFVSKEVEVGNASQLTVNLEEDNKTLNEVVITGFGMSTEARKLAYSVQSVQGNDITRTANANMVNALQGKVAGVMINQGTGGPMSSSRIRIRGNASLSPNTQPLFVVDGVLIRPGTTGADSWGAGQDFGNIMKNINPDNIESMTVLKGSAASSLYGSEALNGVVVVQTKKGRTEKGLGVTYNHTSTFETAYKFLDLQNQFGAGLSPEFLKGTDGVDEVDRANFPWSYGPEFKGQTVRDLDGRMVQWKANDPLKFFQTGKYINHNVVVEGGSERSSFRASFSTLKNTSIMPAGTELKRNNFNIRGTQKIGKILNLDISADYTDNDMVNPIRQGGNYNPVFRFVYNRPRSMDIDYWSKNYIDPVAGGRRQGAADPYNITEFMFQTFQFTQSRNEKVFRGNIDLTANLTSWLTLLVRGNVQTELYTGNNKDRGAGVGFTGGEYGEYSENKSQSRFQGLLSANKQLTPDFNLSFTVGGETNRLIGGRYYRVNTTGGLRVPDVFSLANTTNPLNLTYPLSPSKRIDALYAYGDLTYKDALTLSASFRNDWSSTLTYADGGGDYTYSYPSVGLSWIATESIKTLPTWLSFGKLRASLGYTGGDTDAWATNQTGIYQPNGTYTQADGSLVNLSGFRDNTLPNYGLKNRLAREVEFGADIRFFNNRLGIDATVYNKITKNEILSLATTSESGVSSKVVNAGRIQNKGVEILLSATPIKKGKFEWNTSVNFSRNRNKVLELVEGTDTYTLALGFGADMSSVARVGKDYGTILTSYAFATYQGQPGNPSNGKRVIGANSSAEGGIAYLRSGAYQGQGSKELGTVMEKFLASNVNSFRYGNFTATVQADAKIGGLMASATHQYGSSTGAFAFTLPGRNTALGGVSYTDADGNAKTDGIIPEGVLADGYKVNVNDQLVDLGGMPYAEAVEKGYLKPIPAYAYYYNLTQWGSGIREYSTFENSWVSLREISVGYNIPASLLNKAKIQSLRVSLVGRNLGYLYKTAKDGVNPEGLYSNRAGEFMEYGGLPLSRNIGFSVNIGL from the coding sequence ATGAGACAAAAGTTTACAACTTTAACCCGTCTGGTAACATTGCTCCTCCTCCTTACAGGAAGCACATGGAGTATGGCCCAGGACAGAAAGACCGTTAATGGAACGGTGCTCGACAAGGAACAAAATCCTTTACCCGGCGTTTCTTACCTTATTAAAGGAAGCAACACAGGTGGTGCGACAGATGCAAATGGAAAGTTTAGCGTAAATGTGCCTTCGAGCACATCGGTACTTGTTTTCTCATCCATCGGATTTGTAAGCAAAGAAGTGGAAGTAGGTAACGCGAGCCAGCTCACAGTTAACCTTGAAGAAGACAACAAGACTTTGAACGAGGTAGTAATCACTGGTTTCGGTATGTCAACTGAGGCTAGAAAGCTTGCTTATTCAGTTCAGTCGGTTCAGGGAAATGACATTACCAGAACTGCAAATGCCAACATGGTGAATGCACTTCAGGGTAAGGTTGCAGGTGTAATGATCAACCAGGGAACTGGTGGTCCAATGTCATCTTCACGTATCCGTATTCGTGGTAACGCTTCATTAAGCCCTAACACACAGCCACTTTTCGTTGTGGACGGTGTTTTGATCCGCCCTGGAACAACAGGTGCTGACTCATGGGGAGCCGGACAGGATTTTGGTAACATCATGAAAAACATCAACCCTGACAACATCGAGTCGATGACCGTATTGAAAGGTTCTGCTGCAAGTTCTCTTTATGGTTCTGAGGCTTTGAATGGTGTGGTAGTGGTTCAGACTAAAAAAGGACGTACAGAAAAAGGTTTGGGTGTAACTTACAACCATACTTCTACTTTTGAAACAGCTTACAAATTCCTTGACCTTCAAAACCAGTTTGGAGCAGGTCTAAGCCCTGAATTCCTTAAAGGTACTGACGGTGTTGACGAAGTAGATCGTGCAAACTTTCCTTGGTCATACGGTCCTGAGTTCAAAGGCCAGACAGTACGTGATCTTGACGGAAGAATGGTACAATGGAAAGCTAACGATCCATTGAAATTTTTCCAGACTGGTAAGTACATCAACCATAACGTTGTAGTAGAAGGCGGAAGCGAGCGTAGTTCTTTCCGTGCGTCATTCTCTACATTGAAAAACACTTCTATCATGCCTGCGGGTACTGAATTGAAGCGTAATAACTTCAACATCAGAGGAACACAGAAAATCGGAAAAATTCTGAACCTGGATATCAGCGCGGATTATACCGACAATGACATGGTGAACCCGATTCGTCAGGGTGGTAACTACAACCCGGTTTTCCGTTTTGTATACAACCGTCCACGTTCAATGGATATCGATTACTGGTCTAAAAACTATATCGATCCGGTTGCAGGTGGCCGTCGTCAGGGAGCTGCCGATCCTTACAATATTACAGAATTTATGTTCCAGACTTTCCAGTTTACACAATCTCGTAACGAGAAAGTGTTCCGCGGAAACATTGACCTTACTGCTAATCTTACCAGCTGGTTGACTTTGTTAGTTCGTGGAAACGTACAAACTGAGTTGTACACAGGTAACAACAAAGACCGTGGTGCAGGCGTAGGTTTTACAGGAGGTGAGTATGGCGAATATTCAGAAAACAAATCACAAAGCCGTTTCCAGGGATTGTTAAGCGCAAACAAGCAATTGACTCCTGATTTCAACCTGAGCTTCACTGTCGGCGGAGAAACTAACAGATTGATCGGTGGACGTTACTACAGAGTTAATACAACCGGCGGTCTTCGTGTTCCGGATGTGTTCTCTTTGGCGAACACAACCAATCCATTGAACCTGACTTATCCATTGAGCCCATCTAAACGTATTGATGCGCTTTATGCTTATGGTGATTTGACTTACAAAGACGCGTTAACACTTTCTGCAAGTTTCCGTAATGACTGGTCTTCTACATTGACTTATGCTGACGGAGGTGGAGACTATACCTACTCTTATCCTTCTGTAGGTCTTTCATGGATCGCAACTGAGTCTATCAAAACACTTCCTACCTGGTTGTCATTCGGTAAACTTCGCGCAAGCTTAGGTTACACAGGTGGTGATACGGATGCATGGGCTACTAACCAAACTGGTATATACCAGCCAAACGGAACTTATACTCAGGCTGACGGATCATTGGTTAACCTGTCAGGTTTCCGTGATAACACATTGCCTAACTACGGATTGAAAAACCGTCTGGCACGTGAGGTTGAATTTGGTGCAGACATTCGTTTCTTCAATAACAGATTAGGTATTGATGCAACTGTTTACAACAAAATTACCAAGAATGAGATCCTTAGCCTTGCAACGACTTCTGAGTCTGGTGTAAGCAGCAAAGTTGTTAATGCCGGTAGAATCCAGAACAAAGGGGTGGAGATTTTGCTTTCTGCAACTCCTATCAAAAAGGGTAAATTCGAGTGGAACACAAGCGTGAACTTCTCACGTAACCGCAACAAGGTGCTTGAACTGGTAGAAGGTACTGATACTTATACGCTTGCACTTGGTTTCGGAGCTGATATGTCGTCTGTGGCACGTGTTGGAAAAGACTACGGAACAATCCTTACTTCTTATGCATTTGCAACTTACCAGGGCCAGCCAGGTAATCCTTCAAATGGCAAACGCGTAATCGGTGCGAACAGCTCGGCAGAAGGCGGTATCGCTTATTTGAGAAGCGGTGCTTACCAAGGTCAGGGTTCAAAAGAACTGGGTACAGTTATGGAGAAATTCCTTGCCAGCAATGTGAACTCATTCCGTTATGGAAACTTCACTGCAACGGTTCAGGCTGACGCGAAGATCGGTGGTCTGATGGCTTCTGCTACACACCAATATGGTTCATCTACAGGTGCATTTGCATTCACATTGCCAGGACGTAACACCGCACTGGGTGGGGTTTCTTATACTGATGCTGATGGTAATGCAAAAACGGATGGTATCATTCCGGAAGGAGTTCTTGCCGATGGATACAAAGTGAATGTGAACGACCAATTGGTCGATCTGGGTGGAATGCCATATGCTGAGGCGGTTGAAAAAGGTTACTTGAAGCCAATTCCTGCATACGCTTACTACTACAACCTTACTCAGTGGGGATCAGGTATTCGTGAGTATTCTACATTTGAGAACTCATGGGTGTCACTTCGTGAAATCTCGGTGGGCTACAACATTCCTGCTTCATTGCTGAACAAAGCGAAAATCCAGTCACTGCGTGTGAGCCTTGTCGGGCGTAACCTTGGTTACCTGTACAAAACTGCGAAAGACGGAGTTAACCCAGAAGGACTTTACAGCAACAGGGCTGGTGAGTTCATGGAGTACGGTGGTTTGCCGCTATCACGTAACATTGGTTTTTCAGTCAATATCGGATTGTAA
- a CDS encoding SusD/RagB family nutrient-binding outer membrane lipoprotein, with protein MKFLKHKLILLAAAGLLYSCEKQAFVDINKNPDALTSVPPQNQFLNATISMHSVDFEYYYDIYRRIMPWMQYNTDQNGNQGAYTQNWDNFSQRYGRLYNGVGDRLYDLEQLVSKLEAADQPRYVHMVQMAHILKANYTFYVSDIYGSIPYSEAFQGRYGGTLQPKYDSQQEIFAKLDAELKAAIAILKTSQPVAQFAIGAYDQYYKGDAQKWVKAANALRLKMAIRVQKVDAAAGAAIINEVLASPATDLMSSNADGWVFKSNAAFTGTGDGGNWNPATLRAAKPMVDFMVANKDPRVDAFFAPNQYSQANIDILIKDGVLPAGTKEGRRYVGSFPSPDDAKITANIQKYYTPKIIPSTKATVDTLSYLQPRLFSAGRNDAAGNAGTGFSYLPVITYAEFCFTRAELALKGIGTGTAKDWYEAGVKSSIEWYDEVGSGSKLTDYTPVTAAEITAYLAQPGVAYDATKALDQIASQSYLNFMKQPAEGWDLWKRTGYPNATSVVPLVPVKNLNVVLTIPRRAPLGLINDTDPNAVNKKAAYAAMAAIPGFGASPQDATGRVWWDKP; from the coding sequence ATGAAATTTTTAAAACATAAATTAATATTACTGGCGGCAGCGGGACTTCTTTATTCCTGCGAGAAGCAGGCGTTCGTGGATATCAACAAAAACCCGGATGCACTTACCTCAGTACCGCCTCAGAACCAGTTTCTGAATGCAACCATCAGTATGCATAGTGTGGATTTTGAATACTACTATGACATTTATCGTCGTATCATGCCATGGATGCAGTACAACACGGACCAAAACGGTAACCAGGGAGCGTATACGCAAAACTGGGACAACTTCTCTCAGAGATACGGCCGGTTATACAATGGTGTAGGTGACAGGTTGTATGATCTGGAACAACTGGTGTCGAAATTGGAAGCTGCTGACCAGCCACGTTATGTGCATATGGTTCAGATGGCGCACATTCTGAAAGCCAACTACACTTTCTACGTGTCGGATATCTACGGAAGCATTCCTTACTCGGAAGCATTCCAGGGACGTTACGGCGGTACATTGCAACCTAAATACGACAGCCAGCAGGAGATTTTTGCGAAACTGGATGCAGAGCTTAAAGCTGCAATCGCAATTTTGAAAACTTCTCAGCCAGTTGCGCAGTTTGCAATAGGCGCATACGATCAGTACTACAAAGGTGATGCTCAGAAATGGGTTAAAGCTGCCAATGCATTGAGATTGAAAATGGCGATCCGTGTTCAGAAAGTAGATGCTGCTGCGGGAGCTGCTATTATCAATGAAGTACTTGCTTCACCCGCAACAGATCTGATGAGTTCGAATGCAGATGGATGGGTTTTCAAATCCAATGCTGCATTTACAGGAACAGGAGATGGTGGTAACTGGAATCCAGCGACACTGCGTGCTGCGAAGCCGATGGTGGACTTCATGGTCGCTAACAAAGATCCTCGTGTTGACGCGTTCTTCGCGCCTAACCAGTATTCGCAGGCTAACATTGATATCCTGATTAAGGATGGTGTGTTGCCGGCAGGTACCAAAGAAGGAAGACGTTATGTAGGTAGCTTCCCAAGTCCTGATGATGCGAAAATCACAGCCAACATTCAGAAGTACTACACGCCAAAAATCATCCCTTCGACCAAGGCGACAGTAGATACATTGTCTTACCTGCAACCACGTTTGTTCAGCGCAGGACGTAACGATGCAGCTGGAAATGCAGGAACAGGCTTCTCTTACCTTCCGGTGATCACTTATGCTGAGTTTTGCTTTACACGTGCCGAACTTGCTTTGAAAGGCATCGGTACAGGAACTGCAAAAGATTGGTATGAAGCTGGTGTGAAAAGCTCTATCGAGTGGTATGATGAAGTGGGTAGCGGAAGCAAGCTGACTGACTATACTCCTGTAACTGCTGCTGAGATTACTGCTTACCTGGCACAACCAGGTGTTGCATACGATGCGACAAAAGCATTGGATCAGATCGCGAGCCAGTCTTACCTGAACTTCATGAAGCAACCAGCAGAAGGATGGGATCTATGGAAACGTACGGGATATCCTAACGCTACTTCGGTTGTTCCACTTGTTCCTGTGAAAAACCTGAATGTAGTATTGACAATTCCACGTCGTGCTCCACTTGGGCTGATCAACGACACAGATCCTAATGCGGTAAACAAAAAAGCAGCTTATGCTGCCATGGCAGCAATTCCGGGATTCGGAGCGAGTCCACAGGATGCTACCGGCCGTGTTTGGTGGGATAAGCCTTGA